DNA from Acidobacteriota bacterium:
TTCGCGTTGCCCCAATCCGACAGTGTTTCAGAAAACCATGGCGCTCAATGATTTTTACTTTGCTGGAAAGGAATGGGATTTCCCGATGGGACACATTTCCTTTGTCGGCAAATTCGACGCGAATATGTTTGCCGCCGGAGCACCGCCTTTCGCGCCGCATCTGACGCTGGATTACATCGCCAAACACTCGCTGGATTTCTGGCTGACCTCCGAAGATTTGCCCGATCCGAACAATCGCGTGACCCTGGATCGTGAAGGCAAAATTACGCTGACGTACACGCCCAATAACCTGGAAGGCCACAAGCGGCTTTACAACAAGGTCAAAGAAATGGTGAAGGAAGCCGATTGCCACGATCACCTGATTCCGCTCAACGCCTTCGTCGGCGACCGCATTCCGTTGGCGGGCGTGGCACATCAAAACGGGACGATTCGGTTCGGCAATGATCCGAAAACTTCCGCGCTCGACAAAAACTGCAAAGCGCACGAGGTAGACAACCTGTACGTTGTTGACGGCAGCATTTTCTGCTCCAGCGCAGCGGTCAATCCGGCGCTGACAATTATGGCGAACGCGTTGCGTGTGGGCGATCACCTGTTGGGGAGGTTGCAATGACAAACAGAATCAGACGTACAGCCGGAGAGATGGAACGATGGAGTTTTAGGGCGAAGAGCATCACGGCATTGTTTGTCGCGTTGTTGCTCTCGATCAGTTTTGCTCCCGCACGATCAAGGCTGAGCTTCGCCCAGTCGCCCAGTCGCCCCGTCACCCAGTTTTTGGTAAAGGCTGTTGACTCTATTGGCTTCACCGTCAGCGATGCGGATCGTTCGGTAGAATTTTTCTCGAAGGTATTATCGTTTGAAAAAGTTTCGGATGTGGAAGTTACTGGCGACGAATACGAACATCTGCAAGGCGTGTTCGGTTTGCGCATGCGCGTGGTGCGCATGCGGTTGGGCGATGAGTTTATCGAACTGACCGAATATCTGGCTCCGCGCGGACGTCCGATTCCGGTGGATTCGCGCAGCAACGACCGCTGGTTTCAGCATGTTGCTATCATCGTCAGCGATATGGACCGCGCGTATCAGTGGTTGCGAAAGAACAAAGTCGAACACGCTTCAACCGGCCCACAACGACTACCCGACTGGAACAAAAACGCCGGAGGCATCAAGGCGTTTTATTTCAAAGATCCTGACGGTCACGCACTGGAAATCCTGCAATTCCCCGAAGGCAAGGGAGATGAGAAGTGGCATCAATTGGCAAAACAGGACGCAGGCAAATTGTTTTTAGGTATTGATCACACGGCAATAGCCATCGGCGACACTGACACGAGTTTGAAGTTTTACCGCGACACATTGGGAATGCGCGTTGCCGGCGAAAGCGAAAATTACGGGATTGAGCAGGAACGGCTGAATAACGTTTTCGGCGCGCATTTGAGAATTACAGGGCTCCGAGCGGCTTCCGGACCGGGCATTGAATTTCTGGAATATCTGGCTCCGCGAGATGGAAGGCTGACGCCCGGCGACAAAAAGTCCAACGACTTGATTCACTGGCAAACCAAACTTGTGACGAACGACATTGAATCCGCAGCAGTCAAATTACGCGAAAACCGGTTCAATTTCATTTCATCCGGCATCGTCCAGTTTGCGGAACCGGTGCTGGGGCTAAAACGAAGCTTTTTGGTGCGCGACCCGGATGCTCACGCAGTTCAACTGCTGGAACGGTAAGAATCTTCGATCCCAATCAACAAAGGCCGAAGAATTGAGGCGTGTTTCAATTCTTCGACCTTTACGTTTTCATATCCAACGGCCTTCACGGCTTTTTGGAAGGCAAGCTTGATGGCGTTTGAGCACGCGCGAGTTTCGTTTCGAAACTAATCACGCTGCTAATTTGAACTGGCTGGCCGTCCAACATCGCGGGTTCAAATGTCCAACCACGCGCCGCCAGAATTGCTGCGCTGTTCAAATCCGACCGTCCATCAATGATGTGCGTAAAAATCACTTTGCCTTCAGTGGATATCAGGACTTCAACTTTGACTTTGCCGGAGAAGGCAGAATCATCAGGGTCATTCGATTTCGATGGGAAAGTGGAGCGAAAATTGGCTTGGACGCGTTTGAGCGGCTTTCCGCCTTCCAGGATTTTCATCATCTCATCCGTTTGTTGATTCTGCTCCTCCGCTGTTTTGGAAAACTCAGAAATACGTATGGTCGGATAATTGAAATCTGCAGATTCGGCCGCTTTGCTATCTGCCATTGGTTTGGACATGGAAAGGGCCATCCGCACATCATCCAGCGCTTTTTGCCAATGATTTTTGGCGCTGCTGTCAGTGTCGGCTGCCAGCGCCGCTTCGGAATTCAGCAGGTTTCGGATGTTGTAAGCATCGGCAAAATCAGATCTGATGCTCAACGCTCGCGAGGCATATTCAAGCCCTTTGGCGATCACATCCGATACGTCTCTTTGAGTACTTTCCGGCAGGCTCGGAACCGGTTTGCCGTTTTTGAGATCAACATACTTTGCAACCAAGTCATGCGCTTCTCGCCAACAAGTCATGGCGGCACGATGATAGCTGTACGCCTTCACAGAATCTTTTTGTCCCGGCAGCCCCGCGCGTTTCAAAAAATAATCTCGCGCTGCTCCCTGGCTATCCAAACGAAAAGCCGTTTCCGCCGCCAGCCCCAACGCTTCGTCGTTGTCCGGTTCCTGTCCCAGCGCAGCTTCAAATTTGGCCAGCGCAAGCTTGAATTTCGCAGTTCGATAGAGCGATTTGCCTTGCGCGACCAAATCAGCCGCCGGAGCATCCGATTTTTCCGGTGATGATTGCTGGTCATTTTGTGGCAACGATTTATTGCCGATTGGCTGTTGCGCTCTGGCAGGAAGTGAGCAGGCAATAATCGCCAAACCAAGGGTTAGGAATAGATTGCTTATCAGTTTCATCTCAGCCTTTCCTTTTGTAGTGTGGCAGCTTCATTCTTGTCTTACTGTCTCAAGCTCCGGCTAACTTGTTTTTGATATTTATTTGCGGAAGCTTTTATCGCCTCTTCATTCAGGGTCAGCAGTTTGCGATTGCGCATCAAAACACGGCCATTGACGATTGTGTCTGACACATCAGAGGCTTTCGCCGCATACACCAGATGCGAATAA
Protein-coding regions in this window:
- a CDS encoding energy transducer TonB, with amino-acid sequence MKLISNLFLTLGLAIIACSLPARAQQPIGNKSLPQNDQQSSPEKSDAPAADLVAQGKSLYRTAKFKLALAKFEAALGQEPDNDEALGLAAETAFRLDSQGAARDYFLKRAGLPGQKDSVKAYSYHRAAMTCWREAHDLVAKYVDLKNGKPVPSLPESTQRDVSDVIAKGLEYASRALSIRSDFADAYNIRNLLNSEAALAADTDSSAKNHWQKALDDVRMALSMSKPMADSKAAESADFNYPTIRISEFSKTAEEQNQQTDEMMKILEGGKPLKRVQANFRSTFPSKSNDPDDSAFSGKVKVEVLISTEGKVIFTHIIDGRSDLNSAAILAARGWTFEPAMLDGQPVQISSVISFETKLARAQTPSSLPSKKP
- a CDS encoding VOC family protein; the encoded protein is MERWSFRAKSITALFVALLLSISFAPARSRLSFAQSPSRPVTQFLVKAVDSIGFTVSDADRSVEFFSKVLSFEKVSDVEVTGDEYEHLQGVFGLRMRVVRMRLGDEFIELTEYLAPRGRPIPVDSRSNDRWFQHVAIIVSDMDRAYQWLRKNKVEHASTGPQRLPDWNKNAGGIKAFYFKDPDGHALEILQFPEGKGDEKWHQLAKQDAGKLFLGIDHTAIAIGDTDTSLKFYRDTLGMRVAGESENYGIEQERLNNVFGAHLRITGLRAASGPGIEFLEYLAPRDGRLTPGDKKSNDLIHWQTKLVTNDIESAAVKLRENRFNFISSGIVQFAEPVLGLKRSFLVRDPDAHAVQLLER